One Halichondria panicea chromosome 3, odHalPani1.1, whole genome shotgun sequence genomic region harbors:
- the LOC135333986 gene encoding peroxisomal membrane protein PEX14-like, with translation MATNSETTGAEITPQDEDKTSHERSVLATNPPPPPVPQSRASLVDLAVKFLTNPRVTGSPMDQKRAFLTKKGLTEAEIDQAIQLAGVSNTASTITGPFAPPPLPARTLTPSSPTSWREYALIAAVVGGVGYAVYQFVRRFVLPWFEGRGKQEQKLTDIQSSVEQLETNIRDMVTSLNTSTNTLRDLLSEQQRHLQLLSTQVTGLQSSMAGQAGGDGAPLREIKEDVSTLKGLLLSRHQFPPTPSRSNGHGSGIPQWQRATPTKPNGLTSDGSSNGSSPETTSKGGLVNGAESGSETASKGGLVNGAESGSEPTDVKQEQEEETN, from the exons ATGGCGACCAACAGTGAAACTACAGGAGCTGAGATAACGCCTCAAGATGAAGACAAGACCTCTCACGAGCGCTCAGTGCTTGCTACCAACCCTCCACCACCACCTGTCCCGCAGAGCAGAGCAAGTTTAGTGGACCTGGCAGTCAAGTTTCTGACCAATCCCAGAGTGACTGGTAGCCCGATGGACCAGAAGAGAGCTTTCCTCACAAAGAAAG GTCTGACAGAGGCAGAGATTGACCAAGCCATACAGTTAGCAGGCGTATCAAACACAGCTTCAACCATTACTGGCCCGTTTGCACCACCCCCACTCCCTGCACGAACTTTGACCCCATCATCGCCCACCTCGTGGCGAGAGTATGCACTAATAGCAGCTGTAGTAGGCGGAGTCGGATACGCAGTCTACCAGTTTGTTAGA AGGTTTGTGTTGCCATGGTTTGAGGGGCGTGGCAAGCAGGAGCAGAAGCTGACAGACATCCAGTCATCAGTGGAGCAGCTGGAGACCAACATCAGAGACATGGTTACCAGCCTCAATACATCCACTAACACCCTGAGG gacTTGTTGTCAGAGCAGCAGCGTCACCTGCAGCTCCTCTCCACTCAGGTGACAGGGCTTCAGTCCAGCATGGCGGGACAGGCAGGAGGTGATGGGGCACCTCTCAGAGAGATCAAGGAAGATGTCAGCACTCTGAAGGGACTACTATTGAGCag aCACCAGTTCCCTCCCACTCCGTCGCGTAGCAACGGTCACGGCTCAGGGATACCTCAATGGCAACgtgccacacccactaaacCCAACGGACTGACCTCTGATGGCAGCAGTAATGGTTCCAGCCCTGAGACAACCAGCAAAGGTGGTCTGGTGAATGGGGCAGAGTCTGGGAGCGAGACAGCCAGCAAAGGTGGTCTGGTGAATGGGGCGGAGTCTGGGAGCGAACCAACTGACGTGAAACAAGAGCAAGAAGAAGAAACCAACTGA